The nucleotide sequence GTGACGAATATGCTGATTTGCTAAGGGGGGAGGAAAAAAAACAAGCCTTGGAAGTTTCTAAAAAGACGTACACGATTGAAGAGTTTTTGGCAACCGAGTTAGGTTCAGGAAACTTAAAGCCGGGAGATCTTTCACATGAAAAAAAGAAAATCTTAGTTCATGGTCACTGCCACCAAAAAGCTCTTTCGTCCATGACACCCACAATGAAAGTATTGAAAGCAGCAGAGAACTTTAAAGTACAAATGATTCCAAGTGGATGCTGTGGAATGGCTGGTTCATTTGGTTATGAAAAGGAGCATTTCGAGGTATCCATGAAAGTTGGTGAATTGGTTTTATTTCCTAAAGTACGTGAAGCAGAGGAAGACACTATCATTCTTGCATCGGGCACTTCTTGTCGTCATCAGATTTGGGATGGAACAGGTAAAGTGGCGAAGCACATAGTGGAAATATTATAGTTTGGCTTTCCCAGCAATAAAGCCCTCAATCCTCCAGAGATACCAGAGCTTTCCATCCTTCTTTTTAGTAAACCCTGTGTGTCCCCCATATCTAGGAGTCTCAAGGCTCACATATTCATTTTTTTGACATTGCTTATATGGATAGCAGTACTCTGATAGCAGCGGGTCGTTCTGAGCGTTCACAATCAATAAGGGAATTTTGATCTTTGGAAGAAACTGGCTACTTGACCATTTTGAATAGTATTGATCTAAGTCGGAAAAGTCGTGATGCAGCAATACATATTCTTTGTAAAGCTTTTCTAAGGAGTCCATAGTTTTAAGCTTTTCCAAATCAAATAACTCAGGAAAAACAACTGCCTTTCGCTCAATCTTTCTTTTCAATTTCTTAATAAAGCTTTTCTCCACCAAATGATTCAATCCCTTCTTCAATTTCTTAGAGGCTGCTGATAAATCCATAGGGGTGGAAAACACTATACCACATTTCACTATATCACTTTGTATTTCACTACCCAGATAGTTTACTACGAAGTTGCCGCCCATCGAAAATCCAAGTAGAATTACTTGACTATAATTTCCTTCTTGTGCCGCGTGCGTAATAACCTCATGCAAATCCCGAATGTCTCCATGATCGTAAAAGCGAGGCAGTCTGTTAAGATCCTTGCTGCAACTTCGATAGTGCCACACCAAAACGTCAACACCCTTTTTTCCAAAATGGGAGGCTGATTCTTCGATAAAATGATCTTGAGAATTTCCTTCAAATCCATGCGAAATGATTATCAACGTTTCCGAGTCTTTTCTCACCCAATCAAGGTCCACAAAATCACCATCATGTAATTCCAACCGCTCACGCTCATAGACTACCTTGTGACTTTTTGCAGTAAAGTAAGGAACAAGCGTTTCCATCCAAGCATTAAAGTAGAGTGACGGTCTTTTTGAATAACTTGATTCCTTTATTATTGGCATTTAATTCTCATAGTCATCTGTGCTTCAATATACTTTCAAAACTTTCAATGCATTGCTTTATACAATTAGGCCTTCGGCTACCATTGGTGCATGCATGCTGACATTAGCTGCTTTTAATCCTCAAAAAAGTGAGATGAGCCTAGTGATTCCGCTCATGACAGCAGCCTTTTTTGGCAGTTCTTTTTGCTTCCTGGTTAATGATATTTACGACAAGGAAAAAGATCTTTTGAACAAAAAAACAAGACCTATAGCTACAGGAGTACTTTCCATAAAAGTTGCCGTTGGAAGCTCGATATTTTCCATGCTGGTTCTCCTGATATCTGCTTGGTTTCTGGGTGTTTACACATTCGTATTGTCATTTGGCTTTCTAGCTATTGCAATTACTTATTCATACTTAAATGCTAAAACAGGGCTTTTTGCAAACATGCTCGTGGCGCTTATCGTCTCCGGTACGCAATGGGGTGTAGCGATTATTAAGCCTGATGAGTACCTCTGGATAATTGCTTTCTTTCTGTTTTTCTTTACCATCCCAAGGGAAGTTTTATTGGATTGGCTGGACCTCCCCGGAGATCAAAAATCTGGTAAGAAATCATTCCCAATGAACTACTCACCAGCGAAAGTCAAGCTGCTAGTATGGATTAGTTTAATACTTTGTACCTCTTCCATTTTTTTCATTCTTGATCAAAATTCAAATGCATTATCACTTACTTTTTTCGTTTTAGCATTGATTACTTCATGGGCTTCATTCGTTCCTTTTTTTAGAAGCACTAATGATCGTGGAGCGTTGCTAAGCGTGAGGTGGTCTCACATGACGTTTGCTTTTCTTATCCTAGCTTTATTCTGCAGATGATCCAGCAAATGACTTTTTTAAGACTTCTAATCAGCGGAATACTCGCTATCCTTTATGTTCGGTGCTATTCTCAGTACTCAGAAGTTGAATTGGTACGCAAAATCGATTCTTTTCAAATTGAACAGGATGAATTCTATGACACTGGACTGTTTCCTTCAAAGCGTACATGGAGTTTTTCTAGCAAGCCGGTGGAAGACAATACTATATTTTTTACTGCTTCGATTATTTCTACGCTTCGGACACTTGGAGATAAGCTAGATAAAGAAAATCGCGAGACTGCAAACTCGATGATTTCAAAGGCTTCAATTGTTTATTCAAAGTATAAGAATCGGAACGGTGGAGTTACCTACAATTTTTGGCAAACAGTTTCTCCAGATCTTCCATTCCCTAACGGGAGCAAGCTTATTTCCAATGAAAGAATGCGACTGCCAGATGATTTTGATACAACCATTTTAATAGCACTTTCACAAGAAGAAAACGACAGTTCTGATATGCTGATTAGGGAACGAATGATAACCTATTCCGGCAGGAAAAATAGGGATGATACCAGATTGATTACGCTTAGCGAATACCAAGACCTGAAGGCTTATGAAACATGGTTTGGAAAAGATATGCCTCAAGCATTTGATCTATGTGTCATGTCTAATGTGCTTTTATATGTGATTGGCAGAGGTTTTGAGTTGAATGAATACGATAGTGCAACTGTTTCTTTGGTTAAGCAGATGATCATGAATAACGATCATATCTTGCGAACCTCGGACGTTTCATTTCATAGTAATTCTCCTGCACTAATACTGTATCATGTTGCTCGGTTAATCGCGGCTAATAGCCAAGGTCATTTTGATGAAATGAAAGAAAAGGTGATCGCTGATTTGATGAGTCTGATAGAAGAAGTGGAAAACGAAGTAGAGAAAGTGATGATACTGTCGTCGCTTCGTCGATTAGGCCATGAAACTCCTAATGAAATTAACTTCGAAAAACTTAAGGTAGATGTTAGGACGTTTAGCTTCTTTTCTGTCAATCCGTTTAATATGAGCAAAGGGGAAAGTAGATACCTTCCGTCTGTCAGCTGGGTGTGTGAAGCGTACAATTGGGCCTTAGTGCTGGAATTAATCGTCTTGAAAAAACAGTAGTTTTCTCCATAAGTTATTCTATCATAATTTCTCCCTTCAAGTAAGTCACCGCATTGCCCGCTATTAAAACTCGATCTCCTCTATTTGTACATTCCAGATAGCCCATGCGTTCTGAGAGCTGATAAGCAACCATTTTTTCTTTACCCATTTTTTCTGACCAATAGGGAATCATCGAGCAATGAGCAGATCCTGTCACAGGATCTTCAAAAACAGAAGCTCCGGGCAAGAAGAAACGTGAAACGAAATCTGCCTCATCTCCCTGTGCCGTGCAAATGATCCCTCCTTTTCCAAAGTCAGAGGCACTCAGCATACTCGAGTTTACAACCAGCTCACGTATCTCTATTTCAGACTCAAATACCAACATATAATCTCTAGATTTGTAAATTTCCTTTGGTTTGATGCTGAATGCTTTCAACATGGATTTTTCCATGATAGCTTCTTCCGGCATTCGAGATGGAAAGTCCAACTGGAGGAGTCCTTCTTTCTTTGTCACCACAAGTTCTCCACTCACCGTATCAAAATAGATCTTGTCCCCTTTGTCATGTAGTTCCGTAAAAATGATGTGAGCGGATGCCAACGTAGCGTGACCACACAGGTCAATTTCAAACTCAGGTGTGAACCATCTGAGTTGATACCGATTCTCTCTTTTTTGGAAAAACGCGGTTTCTGCCAAGTTGTTCTCAATGGCTATTTTCTGGAGGACATCATCTGTAGGCCACTGGTCTGAGATAAGAACCACAGCAGCGGGGTTTCCTCCAAAAAGATGATTCGAAAATGCATCAACCTGATAAATGGGAAGTTTCATGTCTGCAATATTACGTTTCTATACTAAGCCATTTTGAAAAACAGCTGAACTATTCTCATGGCATTGTCATCAAAGTCTAAGTCACCACTAATGATATTATTGAAAATGTCTTCTTCCTCTTTAAGTGGCACTGTATTGAATTGTACTCTATCAAAATCCTTGTATCCCATTTCCCAAGTTGGGAATACTCGCTCTTTGATAGACTCGAAATTTCGTTCATTCACTGTTGTGTGACGAGGGTCCTCTTTAATCAAGTTGAATAATGCTCTGATATCATCTTTTCCTCCTTCAAGGTACTGGATAAACCGACTATTGGAATGCAATAGAACCCCTGTGATCATGTTTTGAGAATTATTCCTTTTACAAGAGTTTAGGATATTTTCAATCTCCTTCTGGTCACAATGGGGCTTTCTGAAACTGGTATATACCAATCTATAAAGTGAGCTCATTACGTGGTTAGGTTAGAGTTTAATATCTAAATATAACTCCATCAGATGATATATAAAATAGTTATGTGAAACACAAAAAGGCCCGCTAAGGCCTTCTAATGGATTGTATCAAATTTCTAGTTTTCTGCAGATGCAAGCATTACTCTCTTCGTTCCAGTGGTTTCAATGACGTACTTATTCTTTATAGACTTAAAGTTTTCCTTGGTTACTTTTTCACCTGTCTTAGCATGATGCTCTACAGCTATGAAGTAATCTTGAATGAGTTTCTTAAACTTCCCTTTGGCCATCGGTCCCATAAACCCTGGCTTAGTACGATACTGCATATCAAATGAAAATTCACTTGTCCCATTTCCTAAATCTTTAATGCTGTAAACAGCTCTAGTATATTCAGGATCTACGGGAAATTTTCCTGCCTGGTAAACCGTGTTCGTAAATGACATCCCATCAGGAGAATAGTTGATCATCTTCTCTTTCAGAAATTGTGTCTGCTTTTCATTGAAGTAGCAAACTCGCTCAGCTCCTTCGCCTGCTTTTAATGTGCCATTGATATACTCCGATTCCACTATCTTTGGATGAGAGTAGGCGATTCTTCCATAATCTTCACCAACTACTTCCCACAGTTGTTCAGCAGGCAAATCAATCACTTTGCTTACCTGAAATTTCTGTACTTTCTTCTGCTTCTGCGCCATCGCGCTACCTGAGATAGCAACTAGTATTACCAGTGCTAAAACTTCCACTTTTTTTCTCATTTCTATACTATTTTTTGTTGATACCTATTAGATTACACATAATGAAATGTGTTACAGCTTTTAAAGAGTAAAACCGCAATAAGCAGCTATTGCTTTTCTTTCTCGTAAAGAGATTTTATCCAGGCCTCTCAAAATGGCAGGCCCTGCGACAAAGCGGAACATGAGGTAAAGTATGGGTTGAAGAATCTTATACTTAGGTACTATCTCCACATGCATATATGCGCTGCTTATTCTCTTATCAATCGATGAGACACCTAGTGTAGCCCGAGCAGATTTGATAGGCATAGTTGTTTCAAAAATTTCTACGGTATAAAATTTCCCTTCTTCCCACTCAATAATTCGTTCTTTGATATAAGATCCATCCAGCATAAAACACTCCCTTTCTGCACCTTTTCCTTCCATACAAGAGCCCTCGATAAATTTCGAATTCTTCAATAATGGGTGAAATTGGTAGATGTTAGAAAAATCAGCTAAGTATCTCCATAGTACCCCTGTTTGGGCTCTCATTTGTCGTTGAATATGGACTTTCATCGTTATTACTAATTCAGATTAAACAATCTGACTACCTTCTCATCGCTGATCACTTCATCTAAAAAAGTCTTGCGATCAAACTCTTTTTTGAATGGCAGTCTATCGTATAACTGACGATGCTGATCTTCTACAATGGACAACAACTCATCGGCATCTTTCGAAATATATTCTTGAAAATTGGAGTATTCTTCTCGGCTGAACAACAGGTTTTTACTGTCTATCCGTTTGCTTTCAATCATCACTGTGACTTTCTTATAACACCTACAAGGATTCGTTTTGTTGACTAACCCACATTTATTATTCATAAACTGAAAAAGATCTCTTCGAGCTCTGGACAGTCGTACTCGAAAGTTTTGTTTGCTGATTCCCAGAATTTCGGATCCTACTGTATGATCTGCATTGAATAGCTCACCAAGAATATAAACCATGCGTTGATCTCTGGTAAGGCATAGCAACATGCCAGACATACATGCCAGATTCATCTCTCTGATTTCAATTACTCGTTCTTCTTGCTCCAATTCTGTCAGTTCAATGTTATCAAAAGTATCAAGCACATTTCCGAACGTTTGGAAATCAGTAATCACTTCTTCACGACCTATCTTTCGCATTTTCAAAAAGTGATTGGCCACAATTCGATACAGCCAGGTTCGAAATTGCGATTCTCCTTTGAACTGGGATAGCTTAGTGGTAACCTTGATGAGGACTTCCTGAGTAATGTCTTGCGCATCATTGGGATTTTGCACCATCTTCCAGGCAATATTGAAAATAAAAGGCTGATGCTTTTTTAGTAGCGCTTCTAGCGCTTCCTTATTCCCTGTCAAAGCTTTCTGGATGAGACTTTTATCGTCTTCGTCTGTTTGATATTCCTGTTGAAATGGATTCATACTATTCATTATATACGCTTTGATCTTGAAAAAGTAAATGTGTTACAAGAGTCCGCCAATATTCTTTGAATTTCGACAGACTCTGTGTGTGTTTATATGGAAAGCTCTGCCAGTTTACTGGAAGAAGTTGAATAAATTTCTTCGATTCCGGGTTTCACTTGTTCGAAGGTCTCCTCATTTTCCACCTCAAATTCTACATTCCATTCTAATTTGGTCTCTCCATTCTTTCCTGAGAACTTCATTGTTCCAATTACATCAGAAATAGGCATGAAGGACTGTTTATCGATCCGATATTGAAAAAGCTTTTGCTCATCATCTGATTCCAAAATGGTTTCAAAAAGCTCATTACCATCATGCATTTGGCAGACACGCTTCGCTCCTTTTCCTTCCCCATTGATAGTGCTTCCTGAAAGTATAGGTAGCCATCTTTCCCATTCGGCCCCAGTTCTTACATTGTTCCATACTTGATCCAAGTTCGCATTCAAAGTATGAGTGGTTTCAATTCGTTTTTTCATATGCTCATTTTTTAAAATGTTTCCCTTTTGATCTGGATTCGAAAAATGTGTTACAGGATTTGGTTGAGAAAATTGTTCTTTACCGAACAGTTTCTTGTGCGTGGCTGAACAGATAACTCGTCGATTTTCAAATACGTTTAACTAACCTGAACAAAGACTAAAGACATGAAATTACTCCTTTGGCTCATTCTATTGGTTATCTGCTGGCCACTAGCCCTGGCAGTTTTGTTGTTTTATCCTGTTATCTGGTTAGTGCTGCTACCATTCAGGATTTTGGGTTTTGCCGTTGAGGGCGTATTTGGGTTTGTGAGGGCATTGTTTATGCTACCGGCGAGAGTGTTGAGTTAATTGTTCTAACCACTTTTGTTTTTTAGGAAATAGATTCCTTCGCTGCACTCAGGATTATACTCCGGTTAAACTAGTACGTAAAACTTAAATAGCTTTTCAATCTCATTTCTGGGCTTTATGCAGACGAGAGGAAGCATCTCTTGAGGAATCGCAAAAAAGAATAAGATTCTTCATTGCATTCAGAATGATAGCCCGACTATCCTCTTCGTGACAATTCAATCATTCCATAAATCTTTGTCATTCTATTGACGTGTACTTATGATTATGAAAACACTCACATCCATATTCTTTCTTCTTTTAACATTTGTAGTATCCGCTCAAAAGAGTCCAATCTACACCACGAAGGATGGAGCTATCAAAGGATATGATCCAGTTGCATATTTCAATCAGGGAGAACCGGTGAAAGGTAGTGAGGCATTTACTTACAAATGGAAAGAAGCCGATTGGTATTTTAGCTCGAAGGAAAACCTAGATGCTTTTAAAGCTAATCCTGAAAAACACGCACCTCAATTTGGAGGCTATTGTGCGTATGGTGTTTCAAAAGGAGCCCTGTACAAGATTGAGCCCGAAGCATGGAAGATCGTAGAAGGAAAGCTGTATCTGAATTTCAGCAAAGGCATTCAGAAAAAGTGGGAGGCTGATCAAGCCACATTTATCAAAGAAGCTAAAGTCAATTGGCCAAAAGTGATTGAATGATTTACTGACACCTTAAGTTTTATTAGGTAGAACTTTAGAAGTAAAATAAAACGTACCAAAAGGAACAATGGAAGCTATCAGTGCTATTAAAGTCACCTTATTGTTCCAACTTCGATCAATTCTAAATTGAACAGCCACAAATATGTATATCACGAATAATACTCCATGAGCCATGCCTATGATTTTATTCGGACCAGGCATTTCAAAATAATACTTTAGCGGCATGGTAATAAACAGAATCAATAAGAAGGACACTCCTTCAGCAAAAGCTAAAACCCTAAACCTATCTTCTTTTGTTTTAAGCATGCTTTTAAATTAATCAGAAAGCTATTGAGCAGCCCCTCGTTTTGATTCTACTTCTGCTATCGTCTTCTCTACTTGCGAGTTCATTTGATCAAACGTAGCATATCCATGTGCAATCATGAATAGCTGATCATTGTGTAGTAAAATCATTGTTGGATAACCCTGAACTCCCCATTGCCGGTTGAGTGTGAACTCATTATTCGTTTCATAGCGTACTTCCTCACTTTCAAAGCGCTCTGAAAACTTTTCAAAATCAATATCGAACTTATCACAAATGGTTTGATAGAACTCTACTTCCTTGGGATCTTCAGAATCGACATAGAACTTTCGCTGTACCTCCTCAAAAAACTCCATTTCCTGATCTTGTACCAAGGGCCGAGCAGCTATAATGGCTCTACAGCTAGGCTCAGTATCATAATTGAACTCATCTTTCTCCATCAACTTATAGCCGAAAGGTTGACCACTAGCTTGTGTCACATGCCCCCAATGTTCTTTGAGAAAATTCTTCATCTCGTCATTCCAGGGATCTCCTCCTCCTGGTCGCAATCCACCAACCATCACACGGTATCCGATTTCTTTGCTGCGATAGTGATCTCTAAGCTTGATCAGATCTGGTGAAATCCCCCAGCACCACGAGCACATTGGATCTCCAACGTAGATAATCTCTGTTTTTTCTGTTAGCTTATCTTGACCTATTGAATACAGATCATCTAAAGTTGACGGTGTACATATGCCGGTTTCAGGATCACAAAAAGGATTCATTCTTTTTTTTTGAATCACAACAGCATTATGAAAAGCTGAGTTCTCTGAAGGCCAATTATCTTAACCTATCTTTGTCAAGTTAAACAGCCTGTCACGTTGAGGCTCTCTAAAACGTATGATCAGAGGAGATTTCGACAGGCTCAATTGACATACGCTCTAGAGATTTCAAACCTGACAAAGTAGGATTAATGCTTTCTTGCAAACGAAGTAACGATTCCAAACTTTATTCCTGTCAGATTTACCCCATCTACCTGATAAAAAGGAATGGAAACAGCGGTAAACAACTTTAGGTTAACCGTGGAGTTTCGGTTGATCAGCAACCCTCCCCCCACATATGCTCCAATCCCACTGTCTGTAGCTCTGTAGTCCTGATCGAGGTAGGTGTCCTTCACGGTAGCATATCCATATTCCATTCCTCCGTTGATAAACAGGGTAGTTCTTTTTCTAGAAAGCGGATACATTACTCCTAAATTGACATTCCCGTTTTGCAGTCTTCTCCCTGATTGGTTATCAATAATCAAATTGGATGATGGGTAGAGTTCAAAGTCAAAATTGAAGAGTATGGTAGAAGCATCATATGTATAAGCAAGTCCAAAACCAGAAAGGACTCCTTCATTGAACACATGCTTTCCTCCTAGCATAATTCCCACAAAGTGATTGACCTTGATTTGTGCAAGTTCTACACCATTTTGGTCATACTCTGTAACTTCATCTATTTCTATGGCTGTTTTGGCTGAACTATTGGTTAAGAAAGATCTCCCAAGTCTAGACAATAGTGGATCCAAATCTTGCTCTGTTGAACCTTTCGCCATATCATGCCATACCTGTTCATTGGTTGGGGTCCTATAAATTCCTAGTGAGATAATATAAACGCCCTGCAAGTAATGAATCTCTCCTCGCATAATGTAAGGAGCGCTCATTTCAAGCGCCTTTTTAGTCGAAACAGTTATTCCCTCTTTTTCGGCATAGCCAGATGATCCTACCTGCTCATCCAAGATGATGGTATATTCATGATTGTTTTCAATGTAAGACTTTATCAATTTGGAGGTAGAGTATTGCAGCCCCGAAGTAGCATTCATATTTATCAACTCAAAGCCGGGGAAGTAGACAATCTTCTGAGCATTGGAATAGCTGAATGCGAATAATGCAATCAAAATAATTAAAGCTCTCATGTTGGTTAATGTTAGTTTTCCATTAGTATGGAGTAAAAAACACTTCCCCTAATCAACTGACCAATAATTGAAAATAAAGTAGAAAGCTTTGGGGGAGGATATCAGCTATTGTGCCTAAGGCAACTTTTAGAAATAACGTTCGAGTTTGTAGATTGAAGAAAATCCATTGAACCTTTTCCCCTTTCCATCGACTAAGGGTTAGCAAATGAAAACATCGGATCAAATAATAGAGGAATGGCTGGTAATTAATTGCCAGGCTGGCGATCGAAAAGCATTTGAATTGTTGGTGAAACGGTGGAATCCCAAAATGTTTGGTCGTGTTTACTACACAACAAAAGATGCCGTTGCATCAAAAGACATTGTGCAGGAAGCCTGGATTACCATTATCAAAAAAATAAAGACACTCAGAGATCCAAGAGCTTTTCAAGGATGGTCTTTAAGAATTGCCACTACTTTGGCTATAGATTGGATTCGATCCAATCAGGTCAACAGGAAAAGAGAAGCAATTCGAGAGCTTGTTCAAGCTGAATTTGCTGAAAAAAGCCTCGGTCCAAAAGAAGAAACACTCATCTCACTGAAGAAAGCCATTGATGAATTGCCTCCAGAACAGCGCACAGTAATTCAAATGTTCTATCAGGAAAATTTATCCATCCTTACCATAAGTGGAATACTGGACTTGCCAACAGGAACGATAAAATCGAGACTCTTTCGAGGGAGAGAATACTTAAAAAAAATG is from Marinobacter alexandrii and encodes:
- a CDS encoding alpha/beta fold hydrolase, with amino-acid sequence MPIIKESSYSKRPSLYFNAWMETLVPYFTAKSHKVVYERERLELHDGDFVDLDWVRKDSETLIIISHGFEGNSQDHFIEESASHFGKKGVDVLVWHYRSCSKDLNRLPRFYDHGDIRDLHEVITHAAQEGNYSQVILLGFSMGGNFVVNYLGSEIQSDIVKCGIVFSTPMDLSAASKKLKKGLNHLVEKSFIKKLKRKIERKAVVFPELFDLEKLKTMDSLEKLYKEYVLLHHDFSDLDQYYSKWSSSQFLPKIKIPLLIVNAQNDPLLSEYCYPYKQCQKNEYVSLETPRYGGHTGFTKKKDGKLWYLWRIEGFIAGKAKL
- a CDS encoding UbiA family prenyltransferase gives rise to the protein MLYTIRPSATIGACMLTLAAFNPQKSEMSLVIPLMTAAFFGSSFCFLVNDIYDKEKDLLNKKTRPIATGVLSIKVAVGSSIFSMLVLLISAWFLGVYTFVLSFGFLAIAITYSYLNAKTGLFANMLVALIVSGTQWGVAIIKPDEYLWIIAFFLFFFTIPREVLLDWLDLPGDQKSGKKSFPMNYSPAKVKLLVWISLILCTSSIFFILDQNSNALSLTFFVLALITSWASFVPFFRSTNDRGALLSVRWSHMTFAFLILALFCR
- a CDS encoding PhzF family phenazine biosynthesis protein produces the protein MKLPIYQVDAFSNHLFGGNPAAVVLISDQWPTDDVLQKIAIENNLAETAFFQKRENRYQLRWFTPEFEIDLCGHATLASAHIIFTELHDKGDKIYFDTVSGELVVTKKEGLLQLDFPSRMPEEAIMEKSMLKAFSIKPKEIYKSRDYMLVFESEIEIRELVVNSSMLSASDFGKGGIICTAQGDEADFVSRFFLPGASVFEDPVTGSAHCSMIPYWSEKMGKEKMVAYQLSERMGYLECTNRGDRVLIAGNAVTYLKGEIMIE
- a CDS encoding BLUF domain-containing protein, producing the protein MSSLYRLVYTSFRKPHCDQKEIENILNSCKRNNSQNMITGVLLHSNSRFIQYLEGGKDDIRALFNLIKEDPRHTTVNERNFESIKERVFPTWEMGYKDFDRVQFNTVPLKEEEDIFNNIISGDLDFDDNAMRIVQLFFKMA
- a CDS encoding SRPBCC family protein, which translates into the protein MRKKVEVLALVILVAISGSAMAQKQKKVQKFQVSKVIDLPAEQLWEVVGEDYGRIAYSHPKIVESEYINGTLKAGEGAERVCYFNEKQTQFLKEKMINYSPDGMSFTNTVYQAGKFPVDPEYTRAVYSIKDLGNGTSEFSFDMQYRTKPGFMGPMAKGKFKKLIQDYFIAVEHHAKTGEKVTKENFKSIKNKYVIETTGTKRVMLASAEN
- a CDS encoding SRPBCC family protein — translated: MKVHIQRQMRAQTGVLWRYLADFSNIYQFHPLLKNSKFIEGSCMEGKGAERECFMLDGSYIKERIIEWEEGKFYTVEIFETTMPIKSARATLGVSSIDKRISSAYMHVEIVPKYKILQPILYLMFRFVAGPAILRGLDKISLRERKAIAAYCGFTL
- a CDS encoding RNA polymerase sigma factor, producing MNPFQQEYQTDEDDKSLIQKALTGNKEALEALLKKHQPFIFNIAWKMVQNPNDAQDITQEVLIKVTTKLSQFKGESQFRTWLYRIVANHFLKMRKIGREEVITDFQTFGNVLDTFDNIELTELEQEERVIEIREMNLACMSGMLLCLTRDQRMVYILGELFNADHTVGSEILGISKQNFRVRLSRARRDLFQFMNNKCGLVNKTNPCRCYKKVTVMIESKRIDSKNLLFSREEYSNFQEYISKDADELLSIVEDQHRQLYDRLPFKKEFDRKTFLDEVISDEKVVRLFNLN
- a CDS encoding SRPBCC family protein → MKKRIETTHTLNANLDQVWNNVRTGAEWERWLPILSGSTINGEGKGAKRVCQMHDGNELFETILESDDEQKLFQYRIDKQSFMPISDVIGTMKFSGKNGETKLEWNVEFEVENEETFEQVKPGIEEIYSTSSSKLAELSI
- a CDS encoding YHS domain-containing (seleno)protein codes for the protein MKTLTSIFFLLLTFVVSAQKSPIYTTKDGAIKGYDPVAYFNQGEPVKGSEAFTYKWKEADWYFSSKENLDAFKANPEKHAPQFGGYCAYGVSKGALYKIEPEAWKIVEGKLYLNFSKGIQKKWEADQATFIKEAKVNWPKVIE
- a CDS encoding DUF3817 domain-containing protein, which encodes MLKTKEDRFRVLAFAEGVSFLLILFITMPLKYYFEMPGPNKIIGMAHGVLFVIYIFVAVQFRIDRSWNNKVTLIALIASIVPFGTFYFTSKVLPNKT
- a CDS encoding DsbA family protein, with translation MNPFCDPETGICTPSTLDDLYSIGQDKLTEKTEIIYVGDPMCSWCWGISPDLIKLRDHYRSKEIGYRVMVGGLRPGGGDPWNDEMKNFLKEHWGHVTQASGQPFGYKLMEKDEFNYDTEPSCRAIIAARPLVQDQEMEFFEEVQRKFYVDSEDPKEVEFYQTICDKFDIDFEKFSERFESEEVRYETNNEFTLNRQWGVQGYPTMILLHNDQLFMIAHGYATFDQMNSQVEKTIAEVESKRGAAQ
- a CDS encoding sigma-70 family RNA polymerase sigma factor; translation: MKTSDQIIEEWLVINCQAGDRKAFELLVKRWNPKMFGRVYYTTKDAVASKDIVQEAWITIIKKIKTLRDPRAFQGWSLRIATTLAIDWIRSNQVNRKREAIRELVQAEFAEKSLGPKEETLISLKKAIDELPPEQRTVIQMFYQENLSILTISGILDLPTGTIKSRLFRGREYLKKMLENKLYQDEKE